Proteins encoded together in one Prunus dulcis chromosome 3, ALMONDv2, whole genome shotgun sequence window:
- the LOC117620687 gene encoding ubiquinone biosynthesis O-methyltransferase, mitochondrial — MALALKLLKQLRGPSTTTSTILYRNLRPRFSNLRSTIRLFSDAPLSEPLTIPPHQKPHSPSPSSLNQYELAKFAAIAETWWDSEGPFKPLHQLNPTRLAFIRSTLCRHFGRDPLSPRPFEGLKFVDVGCGGGIVSEPLARLGATVTGVDAVEKNIKIARLHADLDPLTSTIEYCCTTAEKLVEEQKNFDAVFALEVIEHVADPAEFCKSLAALTVPGGATVISTINRSMRAYATAIVAAEYLLHWLPKGTHQWSSFLTPEELALILERASISVQEMAGFVYNPLTGRWSLSDDVNVNFIAYATKIQTAN; from the exons ATGGCCTTGGCTTTGAAGCTCCTGAAGCAACTTCGAGGACCgtccaccaccacctctacAATTCTCTACCGCAATCTTAGACCTCGGTTCTCGAACCTGCGTAGTACCATTAGGCTATTCTCAGATGCTCCTCTCTCCGAGCCCCTTACCATTCCGCCGCATCAAAAACCTCATTCTCCTTCTCCGTCGTCGTTGAATCAGTACGAGCTCGCTAAGTTCGCCGCCATTGCTGAAACCTG GTGGGATTCTGAAGGGCCATTCAAACCATTGCATCAGCTGAATCCTACAAGACTTGCTTTCATTCGCTCCACGCTTTGCCGACATTTCGG GAGGGATCCCTTATCCCCGAGGCCCTTCGAAGGGCTCAAATTTGTTGATGTTGGCTGTGGTGGTGGAATTGTTTCTGAG CCTTTAGCTCGACTGGGAGCTACTGTGACGGGAGTTGATGCTGTCGAGAAAAATATCAAGATAGCACGCCTTCATGCT GATTTGGATCCATTGACTTCGACAATTGAATATTGTTGCACAACAGCTG AAAAGCTAGTTGAGGAACAGAAGAATTTTGATGCTGTGTTTGCTTTAGAG GTAATTGAGCACGTAGCAGACCCTGCTGAATTCTGCAAGTCTCTGGCAGCCTTGACTGTTCCTGGTGGAGCTACCGTTATTTCAACTATCAATCGTTCCATGAGAGCATATGCCACTGCCATTGTTGCAGCAGAGTATCTCCTCCACTGG CTTCCGAAAGGTACACATCAATGGTCCAGTTTTCTTACTCCTGAAGAGCTAGCCTTGATCCTGGAGCGTGCTTCTATTTCA GTGCAAGAGATGGCTGGGTTTGTGTACAACCCTTTGACAGGAAGATGGTCTCTATCTGATGATGTTAATGTAAATTTCATCGCTTATGCTACCAAAATACAAACAGctaattga
- the LOC117620686 gene encoding citrate synthase, glyoxysomal: MSRVTELPVTARGRLAVLSAHLAAATIEPSELEPILEPLCLSAQGVVPPPGNLRGPLTIVDERTGKRYQVQVSEEGTIKAADLKKITTGKNDKGLKLYDPGYLNTAPVRSSICYIDGDEGILRYRGYPIEELAERSTFLEVAYLLMYGNLPSESQLADWEFAVSQHSAVPQGILDIIQAIPHDAHPMGVLVSAMSALSVFHPDANPALRGQDVYKSKQVRDKQIARILGKAPTIAAAAYLRLAGRPAVLPANNLSYAENFLYMLDSLGNRSYKPNPRLARVVDVLFILHAEHEMNCSTAAARHLASSGVDVYTALAGATGALYGPLHGGANEAVLKMLNEIGTVENIPEFIEGVKNRKRKMSGFGHRVYKNYDPRAKVIRKLADEVFSIVGRDPLIEVAVALEKAALSDEYFVKRKLYPNVDFYSGLIYRAMGFPTEFFPVLFAIPRMAGWLAHWRESLDDPDTKIMRPQQVYTGNWLRHYMPPRERIVTSDSDKLSQVSVSNASRRRLAGSGV; encoded by the exons ATGTCGAGGGTAACAGAATTGCCAGTAACAGCTCGTGGCCGCTTGGCCGTGCTTTCCGCCCACTTAGCCGCTGCAACCATCGAGCCCTCTGAGCTCGAACCCATTCTCGAGCCACTCTGCCTCTCGGCTCAGGGGGTGGTCCCACCACCCGGGAACCTCAGGGGCCCTTTGACCATCGTCGACGAGAGGACCGGTAAGAGGTACCAGGTTCAGGTCTCTGAAGAAGGAACCATCAAAGCCGCTGATCTCAAGAAG ATCACAACTGGGAAGAATGACAAGGGGCTAAAGCTTTATGATCCTGGATATCTTAACACTGCCCCTGTTCGATCCTCGATTTGTTATATCGATGGCGATGAGGGGATTCTTAGATATAGAGGCTACCCAATTGAGGAACTGGCTGAGAGAAGTACCTTTTTGGAAGTGGCCTATCTCTTGA TGTATGGGAATTTGCCTTCTGAAAGTCAATTAGCAGATTGGGAATTTGCCGTTTCTCAGCATTCAGCTGTACCACAGGGAATTTTG GATATTATACAGGCAATACCTCATGATGCACATCCAATGGGTGTACTTGTTAGTGCAATGAGTGCTCTTTCCGTGTTTCATCCTGATGCTAATCCTGCTCTCCGA GGGCAAGACGTTTACAAGTCGAAACAAGTGAGAGACAAGCAAATAGCACGCATCCTTGGGaag GCCCCAACCATTGCAGCAGCAGCTTATTTGAGATTGGCTGGAAGACCTGCCGTTCTCCCTGCTAACAACCTTTCTTATGCAGAGAACTTCTTATACATGCTAGATTCCTT AGGCAATAGATCTTACAAACCCAATCCTAGACTGGCTCGAGTGGTAGATGTTCTCTTCATACTGCATGCAGAACATGAGATGAATTGCTCAACAGCTGCTGCCCGGCATCTGGCATCAAG TGGTGTGGATGTTTACACTGCTCTTGCTGGAGCTACTGGAGCCCTCTATGGCCCTCTTCATGGTGGAGCAAATGAG GCTGTGCTTAAGATGCTAAATGAGATTGGAACTGTTGAGAACATTCCAGAGTTCATAGAGGGTGTGAAGAACAG GAAGCGAAAGATGTCAGGTTTTGGGCATCGTGTGTACAAAAACTATGATCCCAGAGCAAAGGTCATAAGGAAATTGGCAGATGAAGTGTTTTCCATTGTTGGAAGGGATCCTCTGATTGAG GTAGCTGTTGCTTTGGAAAAGGCTGCTCTGTCTGATGAGTATTTTGTTAAGAGAAAGCTTTATCCAAATGTTGATTTCTACTCTGGTTTAATTTATAG GGCAATGGGATTTCCGACTGAGTTCTTCCCGGTTTTGTTCGCAATCCCTAGAATGGCTGGGTGGTTGGCACACTGGCGAGAATCCCTTGATGATCCTGATACTAAGATAATGAGACCCCAACAG GTGTACACTGGAAACTGGCTGCGGCACTATATGCCACCAAGAGAACGGATAGTAACAAGTGATTCAGACAAGCTTTCTCAGGTTTCTGTTTCAAATGCCTCTAGGCGTCGGCTGGCTGGATCTGGAGTTTAG